A stretch of DNA from Amphiprion ocellaris isolate individual 3 ecotype Okinawa chromosome 18, ASM2253959v1, whole genome shotgun sequence:
GCGACTTATTTTCTGACAATAACGGGCCTATTGTGTTACCTTCACAGAATCCAGCTATAAAGGATCAAACAGAAAGATGTATCATAAAATCTGCATAATGAATCTAGATTTTTAAAGGCATACAGTATATGAAACAAGTGAGTATCTTTTCAAAATTAACccaacaaaaatgaatatttcttCTGACAATCAATCAAAAACAGATAGTTCAGGAAGAACATATTGGAGATACAagccccaaagtagaaactcagtgtAACAAAAGTGAACCTGAAACAAAATTGagtacacctgtgatttccaagtAGTATAACTACATGCATGCACtgataaaatgacttttttagatCTTTGTGTTCAATCACTCTGCATGTCTCCATcctggctccacatggaaaacaaGTGTCAGAAGAAtttaaaagtcttatttttaaaacttcacaaagatgaaagacaataaaatctgttaaaatcaGACCTAAAAATCAGTCAGAACGCAGTTACAGCAGTAACCAGGATGTACAGAATGAGCTACACTagcactaatcagagctgcagtggcgTTGTCACAGATGAAATCATGAAGACCCCAGGAAGAATAGCTGCTGCCCTGTAAAAGCTAACAGGGGATCTtaataaagcaaataaagtcCTTTTGGATATTTTAAAGAGGAAGGTAGAACAACACAACCCATCCAAAAGTCTCTGGAGAATGACAGAACATCTCTGTGtaaatttggtgtttttcatGTCCAGGAGAATTAAACCTGCCATCATAAATAAAGATTAGTATCTCAATAATGAAAACTGTATTGACTTTAGTTCCTATTGTTTTGGAATCCTTTGACATTTAGGTGATACTGCACAGGAGTGAACTCACTTCTATAAATCCTGCGGAGGATGTTTTGTGTTCCCACCAGTAGGGGGCAGCAGCGCACCGCAGCCCGGACACCAGTAACCCTTAAACCCAGGAAGAAGATGGTGATCCGCGCTCACATCAAGCACAATTAGCAGcttatttattagtttaaatCGTTTGTTCTCTTTACCTTAAGGAAAAGATGCCAAATGGACCCCTGCTTTGCCTTTTTTTGATCCACCAGAAGGAATGATGGTTCCTAAATGCGACGATTATCTGCATAAACGTGAACATTGGAAACAATGCGCGACTCCAGCTTGAGCAGCACTGGATAAACTGGGATTCAACAAAGGAGTCTGTTTCACAGAATTATATTAAGgtatgctgctgtttctttagTTAGTAGTTATTAATGAACATGCATCCTTCTTACAGTTTGTCTGTGATAGAGAAATGCATTTGTTTGCAGCTTTGCTATACTTGTATTGTgtgtttatagatttttttgcatGAAGATTCAATAGCCAACAGATAGTgaagtccaaaattattcatatttaacCCACGTTTGGTTCTTTAGGTAAGTTTATGTTCCCCAGTTGGtgtcttctggctggaaattacCAAACCTACAGTTTAACTATaactctgtaaaataaatgtgccATGTGcatgtttacaggtgtgtgtgtgtgtgtgtgtgtgtctatatatatatatatatatatatatatatatatttttttttttttatttattttttttttttcatgtaaatagtgaaattgttttttattcagaataatctttgtttttttctttttttttccatcattccGATGGCAAGCTTTTTTGCATTGAAATTTCAGTCTGATGTGCAGCAACTActgtatgttctggttgacaataaagtggctattctattctattctattctattctattctaaatatCATGCCATGTGAATTGGGCATTATCATTTCTTGTCCTTTGTTAATGTCATTTTCATCCAAAAGAAACGTATTGGTCCAATAAAAActcactataaatcaaaatttagTATGGGTATGAATAACTTTGGGTATATTTTTCATATCAGAAAGGACAAATTGAAGTAATAATTTTGATAGAAATCATGTTACTCCTCTCActcactttcttttcttttcagtccTCAAAGATGTCCAAAGTTGAGCGTCTCAATGTCCGAGTGGAAAAACTGCTGTGTAAAGCGGTGCAGGAGGTTCTGGAGGCTGTGAGAGAAACCGTGTCAGAGTACCAGGAGAAGACTGCCAGAACCCAGAGAGAGAACCAGAGTCTGCGCAGGAGGCTGCAGGAACTCCAAGACAAGATAAACCTGGAGAGCAATGGTAAGAAAACACATCTGAGCATTTGTGTCCAGAAATTTTGGAGAAGTTCGACAGAAAAGATGGCTTaatttgtcatcttgtgttgtcctgcaggaaTGGTGCCACAAACTTCCCCTGAATCCAAGCAGGCCGAGGTGGAACCGAAAGAAGAGTTGAGAGACGATATAGAGGTCATCCCTTCTGACAAGGTGGCTTCAGTGATTTACCCCTCAGATGAACGTAAAGACGATGATGCACCCATCACATCCTTAGGTTCTCCCTGTCTCTCCCCTAAAGGTCCAACAGAACCTCATGACAACTTTGACAGCACTAGAAATCTTAAAACAGAGACCGATAAAGGACAATCAACACCAGTTTTAGACCATGTAGAACCCATTATTGCACTTCCGATCCCggaaaatgatcagaaaatgaAAGTGGAGCCTGCATcagaagaaggtgggttgcgtgttgttaattatttttacaatgAAGCATCAACAAGCATGACATCTTTAAACCTAGAACCTCCACAAGCCACTTTTGGACTCTACAGCGAGTCGGGAGTGGCCTTCAGTGTGGATCAAAATGGCAGCGATGGTGGAGCACACAAACAGAATAATGCGCAAACAAGCACACAGGTGGGATTCTCTGCCTCGACGGCATTTCAGAGAAGCGTCAGGAAACACTACTGCTGCTCGCTGTGTGGTCGCACCTTCAGGCACGCAGGCGACTACAAGAAACACAGCAGGGTGCATACGGGGGAGAAACCGTACTGCTGCTCGGTGTGCGGGAAGCGTTTCAGCCAGTCGGGCTACCTGACGGTGCACCTGCGCTACCACACCGGAGAGAAACCGTTCGGCTGCAGTCACTGTGGGAAAAGTTTTAGTCACTCGAGCAACATGAAGAAACACCAGCAAACCCATCTGTGAAGCTGCTGTTATTGAGCTTTAGGGGTGAACactgcaaacaaacagaaagcgGACTACAAGTTCAAATTCAATGTGAAATTGTCCTCCTGGAGTTTATTTTTGGAATTCATTGAgtttaaatacatgaaaaagtAGCTGTGCCTTCTTTTGTCTGTATTGTAAAGCATCTGTCATATTCCTGTTGTTTCTGCCTTACtgatatttgtcagattttaatgTGGTACTTACAGGATTCaccttgtacaaagtttgaatCTCTCACCCGTAAAATCTCAGCATAGCTTTGAGTAAACTTGTATGTGAGAGATGGTGTATTGAGAAGTGCTGAGTTTGTCCTGCTGCTATTTGAAAGTTGATAAGTCTCTGGACAACGGTGCATTATTGTATTGAATATGTCTGGTCCTTTTAATAAGCATCTGTGGTGCTTTTGGAGAGGCATCAGACAGCAGTTGTCGTGGTTGGTGTCAGAAAACCAGCAGGTGGTAGTTTGTAGGTGGTTTATTGACAAATACGATAAGAGAAGCTTACAGGCTGGATGGCAGGTGAGCAGGAAAACATGAGCAGAGAGCAAAGCAGAGGTCATGGTGAAGCaagcaaggagaaaaaaagcacagtaaGAGGAAGACAAGTCCACTAAACAAACGAATAAAGAGGGGAAATGGAGAACCggctcctcttcttctttatcaGACATCCTCGATCCATGTCGTCACATCTTAGTTCCTCCCATCTGAGATCTGAggccagaaagagacacaaggaGAGAAGAGTTGATACAGCAGGCATCAGTTTAATATGATACAACTGCATCATCTGCCTTTTtatgtattgtattttatgatCTCTGTGAGATGATCAAAGCGATGTTCATGACAGTTTTTATATATGACTTTCAATAAATGTACTTTATAATGTGGAATAAAGGGACAAACAATTTAAGGATGTCcactttttaaatctatttttctttcaaacacacacataccccATAAATACAAAAGGAAGATGTACATTTATCAGTCCTGCTCCTGccattgtttgtattttatagcTGCAGAAGAGGCATGAAGCCTTTTTAAcactgtaaaacccactgttgcaaaaaaatacatcagttctatttctttttatagtttttttatttttttatttatatatatatatatatatatatatatatatatatatatatatatttttttttttttatatatatatatatatatatatatatatttatatatatatatatttgctgatttttttctttttaaattacgTAGAAATTTAAATAGAAACAATCTTTTATGTATAAtcaatttaaaaactttttttgtttttattttcctttaaggACTTAATTTTTCAATGTTTTCGGGCCTGAGATACGTCACATTTGCCCATTTTAAATTATGGTGTAATATTAGTAGAAaccatgtatttttttaaatgtatattcagcttaaaaggttgtttttcttgttatttttcagtgttctttGCCTCAAATTGTTCAGATCCAGTGTTCAGGAATGAGATATGTaagatttgcacatttcttgttAAATTACGTAGAAATGTTAGTAgaaacaacatatatttatgtataatcaatgtaaccctgtaaaacccaaatatggaaaaaaaaatgagcaacatgCATTTTAGGAATTAATACATCCTTCAACATGGTGCACTAAAACACATATGAGACAAGGTggcagaaaataaatcagaagaGTGTAAAATGATTAACAGGAGAGATGGTTGTGTTAGACAGATGATTGAAAggctggtggatggaaggaatgaaaaacaaaaccaggagTCAAAGGTGAACTGTGACGTCAGTGTAATTAATAAGTAAATCCTGCTTGTAGAGCCTCCTTATTAGCATGAAAAGTGTAAATGCCTGGTCATATAGAGAAAATGCATCCTCTACAAAAATATAGATCCATCTAGGGATCAGAGAGTTGAACCATAATCAAACGTTTGTATTTGTTGCTAAATTGGATTGTGTCATCCCGTGTGTTTGACTTGTTGTATGTGTTATGCAATTTCCTTCCTGAGATTTACTGTAGATTTGATTGAGATAATCAGAAGTGAGGAACACTACACCGCCCTTTTGCTTCACCTTTCAGAGAGGATGACGAAACAGATTTCCCAACACTTTGCAGGTGTTTCCCAATTTCAAAATTTCTAGCAGCTACTTCATGTTCCTTCCTGACACACTGTAACTTGTTTAAGCAAGATACCGGGTTGAAATGATGAAATGCGACTTCCTGctacacacatttttttacatttttactcaggCAAGCAAGATACAAGACATTTAACAAATACCCTCTGAAACAACAGCAGATTTGAGAGGTAAGTTTGATTCTTCCATTAGTTCTGTTTATTGATGTTGTGTCTGTTACCatcacaaaataaacattttgaagGTAATGTTAAAAATTTGGAGATCCTGTCTAATAATTCGGAGAAAAAGTAAAGGTGGTTATCAATCAATGCTGTTCTTGAGAGGACAGATGAATGTCAATATgaaggtttgtttttgttcaacaaAAGATCCAGATATCATGATTATGAGATGTTTTCTCGACTTATATGACTTACATAGTACCAAAATACCAAACCCAGCCTAACTGCTATGGTAAATGCGCACTACAAAAGCAGACTGAGTTACCAGAATTTTGAGGCAAATTTACCTGTACGTATTTACGAGGAAATGCACAAATGGCCATCCATATAATTAGTAGGCTGTAAGCTTAGCATCCTGTGGAATCAGGGCAGGTGTTGAACCAttcaacagaaagaaaaaggacaaaatctACTGAAACCTTGTGGTTGTGTTTCAGACTTTCTTGAGGCGAAGTTGTCATAATGCAGAGTGTCAAGTGTGTGATTGTTGGAGACAGTGGAGTAGGAAAGACCTACCTGCTCCATACCTACATCAATAAAGTCTTTCCAAGGGACTACATACCATGTTTCTATGGGACATACAGCACAGAGGTCCATGTAGACAACCAGCAGGTCAGTCTGACTCTTTGGGACTCCGCCGGCAGGGACGACTACGAACGTTTTCGCCAGCTCTCCTACAACCAAGCGGATGTCATCATCATCTGCTTCTCCATTGCTAATCCAACATCCTCTGAGAATGTGAAGCGAAAATGGTACCCAGAGGTTAAACGCCATTGCCCCGATGTGCCTTTTGTCGTTGTGGGAACTAAGAGTGACCTGCGAGATGATCAGGAGGTTCTGGAGACTCTGAAGAAGCAGAATCAGACCACAGTCACCCAGCAGGAGGGAGTTACAATGGCAAATCAAATACAGGCTGCTAAATATCTTGAGTGTGCTTCAAGCAATCAGGAGGGACTGAATGAGGTGATAGATGAGGCTGTGCGTGCCTTTCTCAGCCATTCAGTTACCACAGAAAAAACATGTATTCTCATGTAGGTTGAGATctcaaacaaatattttattttgaaatgattaAGGTATTCTTAGAATATGcttctgtgtttatttctgtgtttacataATTTATGTGCTTGTGTAAGCTACCAGAGCACCGTAATACCATGTATGCACTTGGCCCTGCATATGAATACCACAGAAGTATccaatttgattttaaaaatatatatttcagaGACTATGCTAGTTACATTAGTTAGCTCATCAAACTGTCCACATAAAATTCTTGCTTCGTTTTTTATGATTTCCACAATCACTGAAAACTCTGTGATGATAGTCTAACTACTACTTTatcaacagtaaaaataaaaatagcttGAAAACTATGATGAATCAATTTGAAGAACAGATCATTTAATTCCAGAGTAAACTAAATTGATCCTGTCACCATGTTGGAGATAATTTATAATATTAAGTGTTTAATGAAGTTGGTCCTTTGTTCTATGTGCAGAAATGCACTCATCTCCCTCACTTTGGAGATGTTCATATGGATCATGCTGCTGTCTGACttttttaataaactcagaggaaagattcCTACGAACAGCTGGAAGAAACAAACTTAACTTCAGCTCTATGAATGTTTTGtggataaaatataaaaattaaaacaggtTACGTGAACTATTTTTGAGCATCATTAATTAAGCTGTTGTGTGTCAGTTCTTATCACAgtaatgtgttatttttgtgaacttttctgtttgtaataAATTGTTTGTAATAAACTGTAGAGCA
This window harbors:
- the LOC111568738 gene encoding zinc finger and SCAN domain-containing protein 21-like, with translation MSKVERLNVRVEKLLCKAVQEVLEAVRETVSEYQEKTARTQRENQSLRRRLQELQDKINLESNGMVPQTSPESKQAEVEPKEELRDDIEVIPSDKVASVIYPSDERKDDDAPITSLGSPCLSPKGPTEPHDNFDSTRNLKTETDKGQSTPVLDHVEPIIALPIPENDQKMKVEPASEEGGLRVVNYFYNEASTSMTSLNLEPPQATFGLYSESGVAFSVDQNGSDGGAHKQNNAQTSTQVGFSASTAFQRSVRKHYCCSLCGRTFRHAGDYKKHSRVHTGEKPYCCSVCGKRFSQSGYLTVHLRYHTGEKPFGCSHCGKSFSHSSNMKKHQQTHL
- the LOC111568745 gene encoding ras-related C3 botulinum toxin substrate 1-like, whose product is MQSVKCVIVGDSGVGKTYLLHTYINKVFPRDYIPCFYGTYSTEVHVDNQQVSLTLWDSAGRDDYERFRQLSYNQADVIIICFSIANPTSSENVKRKWYPEVKRHCPDVPFVVVGTKSDLRDDQEVLETLKKQNQTTVTQQEGVTMANQIQAAKYLECASSNQEGLNEVIDEAVRAFLSHSVTTEKTCILM